The genomic DNA CGGCTTGCCAAAAATAACCAAATCAGCCGCAGCTGTCACAAAGGTTCTGGACGCAAAAagaagaggaggctactgcctgaGTAGGGGCTAAAATATTTCAGCAAGCTGATTTTTGCCTCTGTGTGGCAGTAGCCTTATACTAATGTCAAATGGAGCCGTGACTCGACTGCTGATAAATGCAGGTTGAGAATCGGCCCCAATTTtagaatcagccccttaaaggggttggtcaccttccattttttcagttcagttggtttcagataaatcaccagaaataaagacttgttccaatttttattttctatatgtgacattttttctgatatttaagtgtaaagttttgtttttcaccttttgaagaagctctgggagggggtcgctgactctttaaagggatactgtcatgggaaaaaattttttttcaaaatgaagcagttaatagtgctgctccagcagaattctgcactgaaatccatttctcaaaagagcaaacagatttttttatattcaattttaaaatctgacatggggctagacattttgtcaatttcccagctgcccccagtcacgtgacttgtgcctgcactttaggagaaaaatgctttctggcaagctgctatttttccttctcaatgtaactgaatgtgtctccgtgggacaagggtttttactattgagtgctgttcttagatctaccaggcagctgttatcttgtgttaggaaactgttatctggttaccttcccattgttcttttgtttggctgctggggggaaaagggaggggggtgaaatcactccaacttgcagtacagcagtaaagagtgattgaagtttatcagagcacaagtcacatgacttggggcagctgggaaattgacaatatgtctagccccatgtcagatttcaaaattaaatataaaaaaaatctgtttgctcttttgagaaatggatttcagtgcagatttctgctggagcagaactattaactgattcattttgaaaattttttttattcccatgacagtatccctttaactgttctaaactgaaacatttaggggcatttattaagggttgattgtaaattggatttttggtcaaaactcaaaaattcaagttgggaataatccaaactcgaattcaagatttatcatacctggaccaaCTCAACTGTGGGAACAACTGAACTTTGGctattgccacctaaaacctgctgagttcatgtagaagtcaatggcagaggtccagtgacccatttgaagatgtaaatagccttcctgacattcaagttttttttagagaaaaaacttgattcaagtttagtcaaattccatttgagttttccGGTCAGGaatattagtttgaattttagatgttcgagttgtttcttaaataacctcccattcgagttgtgtgtatatttgaatttattagagtaaaaaaaaacattagatagctttacaGGGTTATGTAAGATAGCTCGTAGTAACCTCAttttcaacctcattttctgcttgataatttgcgaggACCACAAGTTTAGCTTCCAAACAGCTgctcagaccccactgagcatgagtgtcgcagacactttacaagatggtgaccagccatgacaagtttgaagtccaggatcCTTGCttcagaagctgaaactttaggctggtgcaataagtttagccatattaatttttagggtttagttctcctttaaaggtcacaACAGCAGGCTTGTATACCTTGCAACACATCTGCCCTTCATCCTCTGAAATCTGGCTGCTGTCCAAAACATATAGCACAGGGTTCTCCTACCAAAGACCTTCTTTCAGTAAACTCTAAAGGCTGTTGCTCCCACTCAGATAATCTGCACTATATTGACATTTATTCCACTGCCTATTTTtctggttttaaaggaacagtaatgccaaaaactgaaagcgttttaaagtaatgaaaatataatgtactgttgccctgtgctggtaCAACTGgcgtatttgcttcagaaacactactatagtttatataaacaagctgttttttagccatgggggcagccattcaaagctgaaaaaggagaaaaggcacaggctacacagcagataacagatacgctctgtagtatacaatgggattctttagaacttatctattatctactgtctatcctgtgcttgaatggctgccccaatggctacacagcaacttgtttatataaactatagtttggttactgaagcaaacactccattttttccagtgcagggcaactgtacatgatattgtcattactttaaagcactttcattttttgatgttcctgttcctttaatctaaTATTTCTCTGTTCAGTCAAAACTGGTCTTTCTTTAGAAGCTTGGTGTTCATGTTAGTGTTCTCCATGTCAATGTTAGTGTTCTCCATGTACAATGGTGTAGTGTCATTTCTGCACTTTAAACAGGACCTTTAGGGCAGCATGCAAAGGCTCATTGAAGGaaaatgaccaaaaaaaacaggGCCTTATCTACTAACTTAGTTCTGAGTGATTTCATCCAGGTGCAAGACTGACATGAGTTCTgcattactgtgaaatttaagaGGATTAATGGCATTGCCCCAAACAGTATCACCTCATCATAGATAATTGTAGGATGGTCTTCTCATCATGCCTAGTAATgctggtaattagtgatgggcgaatttattcgctaggcatggatttgcggtgaatttcggCACTcacgaaactgctgtgaaaattcactggtgaaaaaatttgctgcaacaaaaagttgattgtgtaaaaattgttgcgcgtcacgcccattgactttgatgcatttagacaaaaaagtcgcatgcgtaaaaattgtcgctcgtgtataaattgtcaaaataattttgacgcctattgacttccatgcgtttcacaaatttttcagcaaagtgaaacgggacagatttgcccatcactactggtaatgTTGCAGTTCACAGAACAAAGACACACATAATTCAAGATGGTCACACATTAAACTATTTCCCCATGTGATCTAACCCCAATATCCCTTTATGTCTTTGGTATAAAGTGCAGTCTATCCCACATGACTGGCTTTTAACAATGTCACCCTATTAATGCTGGGAATCtacaatacagttgtagctgTCATCAAACTAGCATTCTAGAGAGCAGAAGGGTAGGAGTAGATGGGCACCTGTTTGGACAACTACGAACAAGTAGGACAATACTAATGAGTCAAAGGATACTGTAAGCGTCACCATCAGGAGCTTAAACAGTTTGAAACCTGCCAAGGTTTATCTCTATTTCATTCTAAACCTTCCCACACCCCCCCAAAGTACATACAATGGCCATACAAAATACAGCCTGCTAAGAGATCAGTAGACTAGGTGGTGATGGCAGTGAAAATTAATCTGAATGTAGTCTAGGGCAGTGTCCTAGGACTCTTAATGGGTGCCTGTTTTATGGGAGGAGGATTCAGTGTGCAGAGTGGCAGAGAGGTGCCAAGGTCAGGTTACTGTAAGTAGAGCTAGCATGTGGCTATAGCTACATAGGGCCTTTTAGTGTGGGGACACTGAGAGCCACCTTACCCCACTTTGCATTTCATGCATCCTGGGCCCTCACTGACCAAGACCAAAGACTACAATATTTATgggacacaaaaaaaatttatgaaaaagtgGGATGACAAGTGCAGCAAATTTCTGGGGCTGTAAAAGATGGGTCTAGGAGCCCATAGAGGTGATTGCCTATGTAGGGTGTTTTATACTATATCTCCTTGACCATTAGCTATTGCCTTACTGATGCTGCAGCCTGTGTGCTTGCATTTAGCAATGATTTTGGATACCAACTCCttgcactatacagtatatatatatttttttacatttaggaggttatttactaaactccgaatgtaaaaatcccaaaaaatttgtgatttttctataaaattggacttttaaaaaaaaatcacaaatttttctgaatttattaaaccccgaggatagaaaatcagaatcagaaaatctagcatctcagacctgtggaggttgcatatactgtaagtcaatggaagacgtcccaatgattttctgatgtgtgctgggtttcgtgcaataacccgaagttttctgagttttctggctaaaaagcataagaaatatgagttttcgggtgaaaaatccgaaaaaaaattgtgaaaaccagatgtaataataaataagcgtaaaaacccatACCGTTTTTTTtataggagtttgtagcagaaaatgttcagataaaatcggactttgattaataacTCCCTTAGATAATAATGACATCCACAATATactctaaggggtttatttactaaactcagaatgaaaaaatcctaaaaaaattgtgattttctaaaataaaatctgacttttaaaaaatcacaaatatttcggaatttattaaacccagagtatggaaaagtcagaatccgaaaatctggcatttcagacctgtcgaggtttcatataagtcaatgggaaaagtcccaatgtttttttgatgtgcgctgggtttagtgcaataccccgaagttttcggacaaaaaagcataaaaaatcagagttttcaggtgaaaaatcccaaaaatcttgaaaatctgatttttttcccgcaaagcaaattttcgggaaaattttataatactgtaaatcagtgtaaaaaacccgagtggatttgatcggagtttgttgcagaaattgttgagataaaatctgactttttatttaattaatatttatttgttaaatgttttaGCTTTTGTTTAGTGAAAAAGTAATCAGTGATTATACCTTTTTTTGTTTGTAGGAGCTTGCCACCCCTGGCCACATGCACCTAAATAGAAATCATACATTTGATCATGTTTGAACCAATAAGGATCAATGACACCTCTattggacactatggggcaaattgacTTCGCTCCGAAGTTGCTCTTGCGTCGGCTTCGCTCACTTCTCCAAGATTCGTCAGGCGTAAATTCGGCAGGACATCgctcacgaagatccgaagttgcgcacaggtgaCCTAATGCTTGCAAAGTTGTGCTTGCGATATTATTATAAGCATtccgaagttatgctagcgatgcctaattagcataccacgtgcagttaaagtacaatggacatgtatgctgcaggaactacattacactacacaaggccaggaaaacgtaataaaatattttaaaggtcttatattgtcctacacatgtggaGGACGgtaccccaaaaatgttttcgatctttttcagtctatcaccctgttaaaagtaaaaaacgccagcgttttttgggacttagaacaattttcaactttttttttacaaactatctactctattgcactttgcctggtctaacCTGGcgaaagtaaactctggcgaaagagtaacgttcagaaaataaaaaaattaataaatttgcgtagttacgtcccttcgccagagtgcaacttcgcctggcattagggagcgaagtagcgctagtctatctacttcgctagtgaattttcggCAGGGACAATTACAGAAATTGGCAAAGTGGCtatcgccagcgttagccacttcgtcccttagtaaatttccccctatgtgaACACATTTTGTTAATAAGAAGTGACCAATCTCCTGTATAAATCAAAAAGAAAcatacaacattttaaaacatattttttatcacCTAAATGTGGTTTGAAATCTTGATGCATTATTTTTCATGTGGCAAAAATGGTacaatctcttctttctcttGAATTGTCCAAGGGCATGTTGGCAGATGTGAAGCAGCTTCTGGGAACTGAATATACTCAGTTCTAAAACCAGGCCGGCTAATGGTGATGGTGGGAGTTGGAAGAACATCAGTTTTACTACCAAGGGTGATTTTCTGAACTACCACTTTAGACCTCCTCCAATAAGATTTCCTCCTCCTAAAAGATTTCCTGTCAGCTTTTTTGCCACCTTTCTTGTCAGTATGTTCTTCTGATGAACTGTCATGGTGTTCAGAGGAGGTAAGATTTTTGTGATGATGGTGATGCCAATGGTGTTTAGAGGAGGAATGATTTGGATGATGATGGTGATGTTCATGGTGTTCAGAGAAGGTGTGATTTGGATGATAATGATggtgatggtggtggtggtgataATGATGAGGTGGATGCTCATGATGGTGgggatgatgataatgatgatgacgACCATGTTTATGACCTTTATGTGAAGGATGATGTCTGTGTTTATGATGGTGTCTACCTTTCTGAGACTTATCCTGAGACTTCTCCTGAACTGCTGCCTCTGGTTTTTCCTGACCCTCAGGTATGTTGACTTCTCTTTCAGGATGACTTGCATAAGGTCCATGATCATCAGGATAATGAGAATGATCCTCctgacaaatacaaaagtaaatcAAACAATATTTGAAATTGTTTGTCTAGTGATGTTTATCCTGCAAGGTGTGCTTATAGTAAATCAAAaggttatttctaaatgtaactgCAAGGCTTGGACTACTAAAATTGTTCACACTATTCATAAAAGTCACTGCTGCACATACAAGCTCCTTGCacttgcaagtacaggtatgggacctgttatccagaatgctcaggacctggggttttctggataacatatctttctgcaatttggatcttcataccttaagtctactagacaatcatgtaaacactaaaaaaaaccaatagactggtttgcttccagtaaggattacttatacaggtatgggacctgttatctaaaatttgcgggacctggggctttcatgataatggatctttccataatttggatcttcataatttcaagtcaactagaaaatcaagtaaacattaaaaaaaaaccaataggctggttctgcttccaataaggaa from Xenopus laevis strain J_2021 chromosome 5S, Xenopus_laevis_v10.1, whole genome shotgun sequence includes the following:
- the LOC108717447 gene encoding histidine-rich glycoprotein-like, producing MATAHFGFCSGSIIETIEDNQVSCDIFEAKEDHSHYPDDHGPYASHPEREVNIPEGQEKPEAAVQEKSQDKSQKGRHHHKHRHHPSHKGHKHGRHHHYHHPHHHEHPPHHYHHHHHHHHYHPNHTFSEHHEHHHHHPNHSSSKHHWHHHHHKNLTSSEHHDSSSEEHTDKKGGKKADRKSFRRRKSYWRRSKVVVQKITLGSKTDVLPTPTITISRPGFRTEYIQFPEAASHLPTCPWTIQEKEEIVPFLPHEK